GAAGGCCGCACGGCACACACGCCGTGCGGCCTTCGTGCGTAGTGAAGCCAATCGTGAACATCTGAACGACCGGCCGCGTGCGAGGGGGAGCGCGTGCCGGCCCAGCGGCCAACCCCCAGAAACCAAAACGAAAGAAAGCCACGGAAATGGCAAAGACCGAGAAGACGTTCGCGGGACGCCCGCTCGTCATCGAGACGGGCAAGATGGCCCGTCAGGCAGACGGCTCGTGCACGGTGCAGTTCGGGGAGACGGTGGTGCTTTGCACCGCGGTGGCTCAGGACAACCCGACCCACCTCCCCTTCTTCCCCCTGACCGTCGAGTACCGCGAGCGCACGTACGCCGCGGGCAAGTTCCCCGGCGGCTTCATCAAGCGCGAGGGGCGCCCCTCCGACAAGGAGATCCTGTCGGCGCGCCTCATCGACCGTCCGCTGCGCCCGCTCTTCCCCGACGGCTTCGCGAACGAGACGCAGATCTTCGTCTACGTCATCTCGGCCGACCAGGAGAACGACGCCGACGTGATCGCGCTCACCGGCGCCTCGCTGGCGCTGAACATGAGCCGCATCCCCTTCGCCGAGCCGGTCGCCGCCGTGCGCATCGGCCGCATCCAGGGGCAGTGGGTGCTCAACCCCACCTTCGAGCAGCTCGCGTTCAGCGACCTCGACATCATCGTGGCCGGCTCGGCCGGCGCGATCATGATGGTGGAGGGCGGCGCGCTCGAGGTGCCCGAGGAGGAGATCGCCGAGGGCCTGCAGGTGGCCCACGCGGGCATCAAGGAGCTGGTCGCGATCCAGAACGAGATCCTCGCCGGCATCGACGTGCCGGAGACGATGAAGTGGACGCCCAAGGACATCGACGCGGCGTTCCGCGAGAAGGCGACCGCCGCGGCGGTGGAGCCCATGCGCAAGGCGCTGCAGGTGGCAGGCAAGGCCGAGCGCGCCGCCGCCATCTCCACGGTGAAGAGCGAGCTCTCGGCGCAGCTCATCGCGGAGTTCGAGAACACCGACAAGGAGCTGGGCACCGTCCTCAAGGACGTCGAGAAGCGCGAGATGCGCGAGATGATCCTGAGCACCGGCAAGCGCTCGGACGGGCGCGGGCTGGACGAGGTCCGCCCCATCAGCATCGAGGTGGGCCTGCTTCCGCGCACGCACGGCTCGGCGCTGTTCACGCGCGGGCAGACGCAGGCGCTGGGCGTGGCCACGCTGGGCACGCAGGGCGACGAGCAGAGCTTCGACACGGTGGACTTCGCCACGCAGCAGAGCAAGTCGTTCATGCTGCACTACAACTTCCCGCCGTTCTCCACCGGCGAGGTCAAGCCCATGCGCGGCACCTCGCGCCGCGAGATCGGCCACGGTGCGCTGGCCGAGCGCGCGCTCGAGGCGCTGCTGCCGCCGTACGAGGAGTTCCCGTACACCATCCGTGTTGTGAGCGACGTGCTGGAGTCGAACGGC
This sequence is a window from Longimicrobiaceae bacterium. Protein-coding genes within it:
- a CDS encoding polyribonucleotide nucleotidyltransferase; its protein translation is MAKTEKTFAGRPLVIETGKMARQADGSCTVQFGETVVLCTAVAQDNPTHLPFFPLTVEYRERTYAAGKFPGGFIKREGRPSDKEILSARLIDRPLRPLFPDGFANETQIFVYVISADQENDADVIALTGASLALNMSRIPFAEPVAAVRIGRIQGQWVLNPTFEQLAFSDLDIIVAGSAGAIMMVEGGALEVPEEEIAEGLQVAHAGIKELVAIQNEILAGIDVPETMKWTPKDIDAAFREKATAAAVEPMRKALQVAGKAERAAAISTVKSELSAQLIAEFENTDKELGTVLKDVEKREMREMILSTGKRSDGRGLDEVRPISIEVGLLPRTHGSALFTRGQTQALGVATLGTQGDEQSFDTVDFATQQSKSFMLHYNFPPFSTGEVKPMRGTSRREIGHGALAERALEALLPPYEEFPYTIRVVSDVLESNGSSSMASVCAGSLSLMDAGVPMRASCAGVAMGLIKEGDRVAVLTDILGSEDALGDMDFKVAGTRDGVTSIQMDIKIDGLSLELMGEALQKANRARMHILDKMEAVLPAPRAEMSKYAPVIITIKVNPSKIGEIIGPKGKTIRGIQEATGATINIDDDGTITIASVSGEGGERARRMIAGMTEEAEVGRIYEGVVKSTTTFGAFVEIIPGTEGLVHISELQDGRVDKTEDVVKKGDTVQVKLLSIDEKGRLRLSRKAATAELAQKASAPAAE